The following are encoded together in the bacterium genome:
- a CDS encoding TetR family transcriptional regulator, giving the protein MHHRDGAARVRGERTRAAILEAAERLFADRGYSNTRLADVAEQVGIRRASIVYYFRDKRELYEAMLDEAFGPLLAKHRQTLEAEVPFTEKLERLAVELSTYGWERPTAFRLVLHEIAAGPQLASPVIAGLFAPVGMALHEAAMREEVVTGKSLSAVRPHEILMTVVGTVMYRLFAPQVVAPGHTGPVSIDAMRDDLITIIRALTGSSRRPRLIRKV; this is encoded by the coding sequence GTGCATCATCGCGACGGCGCAGCACGGGTCCGCGGCGAGCGCACGCGGGCCGCGATCCTGGAGGCGGCCGAACGGCTGTTTGCCGATCGCGGCTACAGCAACACCCGCCTCGCCGACGTCGCCGAGCAGGTCGGCATCCGGCGCGCGTCCATCGTCTACTACTTCCGCGACAAGCGGGAGCTCTACGAGGCGATGCTGGACGAAGCGTTCGGTCCCCTGCTCGCGAAGCATCGTCAAACGCTCGAGGCCGAAGTCCCGTTCACCGAGAAGCTCGAGCGACTGGCCGTCGAGCTGTCGACCTACGGCTGGGAGCGGCCGACGGCCTTCCGTCTGGTCCTGCACGAGATCGCGGCAGGCCCGCAGCTGGCCTCGCCGGTGATCGCCGGGCTCTTCGCGCCCGTGGGGATGGCGCTCCACGAGGCCGCGATGCGCGAAGAGGTGGTCACCGGGAAGTCGCTGTCGGCCGTCCGCCCCCACGAGATCCTCATGACGGTCGTCGGGACCGTCATGTACCGCTTGTTCGCTCCGCAGGTAGTCGCCCCCGGTCACACGGGGCCCGTGTCGATCGACGCCATGCGCGACGATCTGATCACGATCATCAGGGCGCTGACCGGCTCTTCCCGCCGGCCGCGACTCATCAGGAAGGTATGA
- a CDS encoding helix-turn-helix domain-containing protein gives MENTQDVPVGTSSAVDWPAWIRGLGRQTRAVRELLGLSQEQVARMAGVSQGAVSRLESARGLATPLLVVMKIHLALSRSLATIDTDLLSDEARELLAADIRRIPGSGGFAAMQVLREPELEEIIRLFRGMPERHRQKLISVVRATVAALGGNDEADEPTEARRMG, from the coding sequence ATGGAGAACACGCAGGACGTTCCGGTGGGCACGAGCAGCGCGGTCGACTGGCCCGCTTGGATCCGCGGCCTTGGCCGCCAGACGCGTGCCGTGCGCGAGCTGCTCGGCCTTTCGCAGGAGCAGGTGGCCCGTATGGCGGGTGTCAGCCAGGGCGCGGTCAGCCGGCTCGAATCGGCGCGCGGCCTCGCCACGCCGCTGCTGGTGGTGATGAAGATCCACCTGGCGCTCAGCCGCTCGCTCGCCACGATCGACACCGATCTGCTCTCGGACGAGGCCCGCGAGCTGCTCGCGGCGGACATCCGCCGCATCCCGGGCAGCGGGGGCTTCGCGGCGATGCAGGTCCTACGCGAGCCGGAGCTCGAAGAGATCATCCGCCTGTTCCGCGGCATGCCGGAGCGGCATCGCCAGAAGCTAATCTCCGTGGTCCGTGCGACGGTGGCGGCGCTCGGCGGCAACGACGAGGCCGACGAGCCGACCGAGGCCCGTCGGATGGGCTGA
- a CDS encoding MaoC family dehydratase N-terminal domain-containing protein: MATIRKHRGHFLEDFVPGDVYRHRGGKTVTEGLFTLFTDFSMTTNPLSKNARYARAYGFDGLVVPPGLVMLVVFSQSVEDVSENARANLEYIDMRFGAPVYLGDTLEAETKVLGVKGSSSNPRLGVVHVQTTGRNQDGKVVLTFQRKVQVWKRDPDAKLHDGEVAPDAVDAELVLPAFDRGRGYGDLAHLTNPDSYFEDFTAGDVLEHSRGRVVTTDHIMLTGILDNTSQVHCNQWMVEQEPDRYVGGQLIVFGGIPFNLCLGISSADVGDNSLGDVRYVTGRHTAPIFAGDTVFASTEIRALADYPGRPDLGVMSATLRGHKFVKKNDAVEKVEIFHLEREIALKRRSHYAA, from the coding sequence ATGGCGACCATCCGTAAGCACCGCGGGCATTTTCTCGAGGATTTCGTGCCCGGTGACGTCTACCGTCACCGCGGCGGGAAGACCGTCACCGAGGGTCTCTTCACCCTCTTCACGGACTTCTCCATGACCACCAACCCGCTGTCGAAGAACGCGCGCTACGCTCGCGCCTACGGCTTCGACGGCCTGGTCGTGCCCCCGGGGCTGGTGATGCTCGTGGTGTTCAGCCAGAGCGTCGAGGACGTCTCCGAGAACGCGCGCGCCAACCTCGAGTACATCGACATGCGCTTCGGCGCGCCGGTGTATCTCGGCGACACGCTGGAGGCCGAGACCAAGGTCCTCGGCGTGAAGGGCTCGAGCAGCAACCCGCGCCTCGGCGTCGTCCACGTCCAGACGACCGGCCGCAACCAGGACGGCAAGGTCGTGCTGACGTTCCAGCGCAAGGTGCAGGTCTGGAAGCGCGATCCCGACGCCAAGCTGCACGACGGCGAGGTGGCACCCGACGCCGTCGACGCCGAGCTCGTCCTGCCCGCGTTCGATCGCGGCCGCGGCTACGGCGATCTAGCGCATCTGACGAACCCCGACTCGTACTTCGAGGACTTCACCGCCGGCGACGTGCTCGAGCACTCGCGAGGCCGCGTCGTCACCACCGACCACATCATGCTGACGGGTATCCTCGACAACACCTCGCAGGTGCACTGCAACCAGTGGATGGTCGAGCAGGAACCGGACCGCTACGTCGGCGGGCAGCTGATCGTGTTCGGCGGCATCCCCTTCAACCTGTGCCTCGGTATCTCGTCGGCCGACGTCGGCGACAACTCCCTCGGCGACGTCCGCTACGTCACCGGCCGGCACACGGCGCCGATCTTCGCCGGCGACACGGTCTTCGCGAGCACAGAGATCCGCGCGCTCGCCGACTATCCGGGACGGCCCGATCTGGGGGTCATGAGCGCGACCCTGCGCGGGCACAAGTTCGTGAAGAAGAACGACGCCGTCGAGAAGGTGGAGATCTTCCACCTCGAGCGTGAGATCGCGCTCAAGCGGCGCAGCCACTACGCGGCGTAG
- a CDS encoding isoprenylcysteine carboxylmethyltransferase family protein yields the protein MRSGVGALVAIAGALLAVRSALLLAGRGRPRRGPQPTFVIAGAYRRVRNPLFAGLIVAGAGVALWTGSTSAALFVVATAIAAHLWVVRVEEPRLLRRFGEAYRAYRDAVPRWLPRR from the coding sequence GTGCGGAGCGGCGTCGGCGCGCTCGTGGCGATCGCCGGGGCGCTCCTCGCGGTGCGCAGCGCGCTGCTGCTCGCCGGTCGCGGGCGGCCGCGGCGCGGTCCGCAGCCGACGTTCGTCATCGCCGGTGCCTACCGGCGGGTGCGCAATCCGCTCTTCGCCGGCCTGATCGTCGCCGGTGCCGGCGTGGCGCTGTGGACCGGCTCGACGTCCGCGGCGCTCTTCGTCGTCGCCACGGCGATCGCCGCGCACCTCTGGGTCGTGCGCGTCGAGGAGCCGCGCCTGCTGCGCCGTTTCGGCGAGGCCTATCGCGCCTACCGCGACGCCGTGCCGCGCTGGCTGCCGCGGCGCTGA
- a CDS encoding tetratricopeptide repeat protein, whose amino-acid sequence MLPASGDAPLRAPIDAEGALAQGDDGALAMRAAKLGHPEDVRVEWALGHARVEQFVGPLKAGRLQALPIAWNVVDGGWFDLFTNDPRTPEDWGHWTNRGMNANAQCLFCHTTGYDKGYQPAIDTYDTKWEEIGVGCEACHGPGREHIAAVRAGTPRAYTWKTAEGERMLAACGACHARRVERAPWTPGDLFLDAYEPELLDTDAYYPDGQVKEELYELVSFQMSRMYAEGVHCWDCHEPHTGKTRREGNALCLGCHQPRYGEIGHTHHAPESTGARCVSCHMPITVYMQHDPRHDHSFQRPDPQMTLDLGVPNACNACHGDHDAAWAAEHVKTWFPDDHERAKRRALATAITQGRAGEPAAVPALLALVESGGRDGVRRGSAARLLAHFPTSTDVTPALLGALRDEQPLVRAGAAWALGQRPLLTPDVRSGLEAALTDPIRVVRLHAVLALRSLDLPALPPVVAAAWERAAAEWKTSQDMGADTPEARYNLAIWYTARGQLADAERAYREALALWPRSIQARHNLAMLFAQQGRLPEAETEFRALVEHDPVPQSLFALGLLYGQMGRWRDAADALGRCLEEDPSYPRARYNRALALARAGETKAGLDELERAAEDPATRPEAVMALIDIARQVNDRPRLERWVAEAARLDPSVMENPELAPLLER is encoded by the coding sequence ATGCTTCCCGCCTCGGGCGATGCTCCGCTGCGTGCGCCGATCGATGCGGAGGGCGCACTCGCGCAGGGCGACGACGGCGCGCTCGCGATGCGCGCCGCGAAGCTCGGCCATCCCGAGGACGTGCGCGTCGAGTGGGCCCTCGGCCACGCCCGCGTCGAGCAGTTCGTCGGTCCACTGAAGGCGGGGCGGCTCCAGGCGCTGCCGATCGCGTGGAACGTCGTCGACGGCGGGTGGTTCGATCTCTTCACGAACGACCCACGCACGCCGGAGGACTGGGGCCACTGGACGAATCGCGGCATGAACGCGAACGCGCAGTGCCTGTTCTGCCACACGACCGGCTACGACAAGGGCTATCAGCCGGCGATCGACACGTACGACACGAAATGGGAGGAGATCGGCGTCGGCTGCGAGGCGTGTCACGGCCCGGGCCGCGAGCACATCGCGGCGGTGCGTGCCGGCACGCCGCGCGCGTACACATGGAAGACCGCCGAAGGCGAGCGCATGCTCGCCGCCTGTGGCGCCTGTCACGCACGCCGCGTGGAGCGCGCGCCGTGGACGCCCGGCGACCTCTTCCTCGACGCTTACGAGCCCGAGCTGCTCGATACCGACGCGTACTATCCGGACGGCCAGGTGAAGGAGGAGCTGTACGAGCTCGTATCGTTCCAGATGAGCCGCATGTACGCCGAGGGCGTCCACTGCTGGGACTGCCACGAGCCGCACACGGGCAAGACGCGGCGCGAGGGCAATGCGCTCTGTCTCGGCTGCCATCAGCCGCGCTACGGCGAGATCGGCCACACGCATCATGCGCCCGAGAGCACCGGCGCGCGCTGCGTCTCGTGCCACATGCCGATCACCGTCTACATGCAGCACGACCCGCGGCACGATCATTCGTTCCAGCGTCCCGATCCGCAGATGACGCTCGACCTGGGCGTGCCGAACGCCTGCAACGCGTGTCACGGCGACCACGATGCGGCATGGGCAGCCGAGCACGTGAAGACGTGGTTCCCCGACGACCACGAACGCGCGAAGCGCCGCGCGCTCGCGACGGCGATCACGCAGGGTCGCGCGGGCGAACCCGCCGCGGTGCCGGCGCTGCTGGCGCTCGTCGAGAGCGGCGGCCGCGACGGTGTGCGCCGTGGTAGCGCGGCGCGCCTGCTCGCGCACTTCCCCACCTCGACCGACGTCACCCCCGCACTGCTCGGGGCGCTGCGCGACGAGCAGCCGCTGGTCCGCGCCGGTGCGGCGTGGGCGCTCGGACAGCGGCCGCTGCTGACGCCGGACGTCCGCAGCGGCCTCGAAGCCGCGCTCACCGACCCGATCCGCGTCGTGCGCCTGCACGCGGTGCTCGCGTTGCGCAGCCTCGATCTGCCGGCGCTTCCCCCGGTCGTCGCCGCGGCCTGGGAGCGCGCCGCCGCCGAGTGGAAGACGAGCCAGGACATGGGCGCCGACACCCCGGAGGCGCGCTACAACCTCGCCATCTGGTACACCGCGCGCGGCCAGCTCGCCGACGCCGAGCGCGCCTATCGCGAGGCCCTGGCGCTGTGGCCGCGTTCGATCCAGGCCCGGCACAACCTCGCGATGCTGTTCGCGCAGCAGGGCCGCCTGCCCGAGGCCGAGACGGAGTTCCGCGCGCTCGTCGAGCACGACCCCGTCCCGCAGAGCCTCTTCGCCCTCGGCCTCCTGTACGGGCAGATGGGACGCTGGCGCGACGCCGCCGACGCGCTCGGCCGCTGCCTCGAGGAAGACCCGAGCTACCCCCGCGCGCGCTACAATCGTGCCCTGGCCCTCGCCCGCGCCGGCGAGACCAAAGCAGGGCTCGACGAGCTCGAGCGTGCCGCCGAGGACCCCGCCACGCGGCCGGAAGCGGTGATGGCGCTCATCGACATCGCGCGCCAGGTGAACGACAGGCCACGGCTCGAGCGCTGGGTGGCGGAGGCGGCCCGGCTCGACCCGAGCGTGATGGAGAACCCCGAGCTGGCGCCGCTCCTCGAGCGCTAG
- a CDS encoding sulfatase-like hydrolase/transferase has protein sequence MPRLGFLRPLVLCCAVLFAAGDAHARVLLKWDKRLARNCEPPAVFYSSQHKPGAKPCCATAVGMCAGGIACPITGVCPDGVACVPGEPTPRPNFVVSIADDLGACHYGTSPECRSPQSGTPTRAPSTPNLDVLAGYGTVFPVAHNVASWCFPSLISIATGRYQRTFGGVPRPANASGTIATSLRSLDGDPASPDDPYNAGNKVGGYCTFLGGKLSSSLGDNGFDARARTGERVFGRTNCVADTPGGYPKCGTEAGSSYEPTNLFRTGDVFQFLDGMQYVVPGASPAAARVQNFMLWYAPRIPHQPLRSPSPIREHLFGYGAAYPRGGLFDLGALCSGNTCPPTVTAMSETNFGNVYEMYANIWWMDDGIRELRKFFHQVSQPHCLGSNGRNRFDIATPAACPGAWVESVTPDVARNTVFLFLADNGWHLPSSKHSYTENGYRTRLIVFDPRTLPEVPSWDPTQVPPATPYESNGLAHGVDIRATAVAMAMDTPGQASCPNGPDGKPCDGRDLRAHLVTAPGGPAAPETLRRALCGHETNKPTSPNTNRFLLTRPGTVGRCTNLDAPSCTTNAQCGVGEFCLGGHCMPTDEPSCTTSAQCPTGAACLAKKCRVAPACLTSAECSGFFQSGNFGCVEPETKWCRNAPSVACTAHSDCPACPDGGACSRVCEARSLKFYDGTGTLSGKAEVSDLFLDPDEKRLHGTGPGDLIHDMGSLSGPYASAIRDVGCCLDAWWASPARAGVLCGGGSCPAALTCNQ, from the coding sequence ATGCCCCGCTTGGGATTTCTGCGCCCGCTGGTGCTCTGTTGTGCTGTGCTGTTCGCCGCGGGCGACGCGCACGCACGCGTGCTGCTCAAGTGGGACAAGCGCCTGGCGCGCAACTGTGAGCCGCCCGCAGTCTTCTACTCGAGCCAGCACAAGCCGGGCGCGAAGCCGTGCTGCGCCACCGCGGTCGGCATGTGTGCGGGCGGCATCGCCTGTCCGATCACCGGCGTCTGCCCCGACGGCGTCGCGTGCGTGCCGGGCGAGCCGACGCCTCGGCCGAACTTCGTGGTCTCCATCGCCGACGATCTCGGCGCCTGCCACTACGGCACGTCGCCCGAGTGTCGCAGTCCGCAGTCGGGTACGCCGACGCGGGCGCCGAGCACGCCGAACCTCGACGTCCTAGCCGGCTACGGCACGGTCTTCCCGGTCGCGCACAACGTCGCCTCGTGGTGCTTCCCCTCGCTCATCAGCATCGCGACGGGCCGCTACCAGCGCACGTTCGGCGGCGTACCGCGTCCGGCGAACGCGTCCGGTACGATCGCGACCTCGCTGCGTTCGCTCGACGGCGATCCCGCCTCGCCCGACGATCCGTACAACGCCGGCAACAAGGTCGGCGGCTACTGCACGTTCCTCGGCGGCAAGCTCTCGTCGTCGCTCGGCGACAACGGCTTCGATGCGCGCGCGCGTACCGGCGAGCGCGTCTTCGGTCGCACCAACTGCGTCGCGGACACGCCGGGCGGCTATCCGAAATGCGGAACCGAGGCCGGCAGCAGCTACGAGCCGACCAACCTGTTCCGCACCGGCGACGTCTTCCAGTTCCTCGACGGCATGCAGTACGTCGTCCCGGGGGCGAGTCCGGCAGCGGCGCGCGTGCAGAACTTCATGTTGTGGTACGCGCCGCGGATTCCGCACCAGCCGCTGCGCTCGCCGAGCCCGATCCGCGAGCATCTCTTCGGCTACGGGGCCGCCTACCCGCGCGGCGGCCTCTTCGATCTGGGCGCGTTGTGCAGCGGCAACACGTGTCCGCCGACCGTCACCGCGATGAGCGAGACGAACTTCGGCAACGTCTACGAGATGTACGCGAACATCTGGTGGATGGACGACGGCATCCGCGAGCTGCGCAAGTTCTTCCACCAGGTGAGCCAGCCGCACTGCCTCGGCAGCAACGGCCGCAACCGCTTCGACATCGCGACGCCCGCCGCGTGCCCGGGCGCGTGGGTCGAGAGCGTCACGCCCGACGTCGCGCGCAACACCGTCTTCCTGTTCCTCGCCGACAACGGCTGGCATCTACCCAGCTCGAAGCACTCCTACACCGAAAACGGCTACCGCACGCGCCTGATCGTGTTCGACCCGCGCACGTTGCCCGAGGTGCCGTCGTGGGATCCGACCCAGGTTCCGCCGGCGACGCCGTACGAGAGCAACGGGCTCGCGCACGGCGTCGACATCCGCGCCACCGCCGTCGCGATGGCGATGGACACGCCGGGACAGGCCAGCTGTCCGAACGGACCGGACGGCAAACCGTGCGATGGCCGCGATCTGCGCGCCCACCTGGTGACGGCGCCCGGCGGTCCGGCGGCACCCGAGACGCTGCGCCGCGCGCTCTGCGGGCACGAGACCAACAAGCCCACGTCACCGAACACGAACCGCTTCCTCCTCACCCGGCCCGGGACGGTGGGGCGCTGCACGAACCTCGACGCGCCGAGCTGCACCACCAACGCGCAGTGCGGGGTCGGGGAGTTCTGCCTCGGCGGACACTGCATGCCGACGGACGAGCCGTCGTGCACGACCAGCGCGCAGTGCCCGACGGGGGCGGCGTGTCTCGCCAAGAAGTGTCGTGTCGCGCCGGCGTGCCTCACGAGCGCGGAATGCAGTGGCTTCTTCCAGAGCGGCAACTTCGGGTGCGTGGAGCCGGAGACGAAGTGGTGCCGCAACGCTCCGAGCGTCGCGTGCACGGCGCACTCGGATTGCCCCGCCTGCCCCGACGGTGGCGCCTGCTCGCGCGTGTGTGAGGCCCGCAGCCTCAAGTTCTACGACGGCACGGGTACCCTGAGCGGAAAGGCCGAGGTGTCGGACCTGTTCCTCGATCCCGACGAGAAGCGCCTCCATGGCACCGGGCCCGGCGATCTCATCCACGACATGGGTTCGTTGAGCGGGCCGTACGCCAGCGCGATCCGGGACGTCGGCTGCTGCCTCGACGCGTGGTGGGCGTCGCCCGCCCGCGCCGGTGTGCTCTGCGGCGGCGGCTCCTGCCCGGCCGCGCTCACCTGCAACCAGTAG
- a CDS encoding glutamate--cysteine ligase, which produces MTDFRASGASEPITSVDRLVEEFHRAAKPRPAWMIGTEWEKLAVDARTGAAAPYAGARGIERLLRSLAERYRWEPQEEDGHVVALLREGASITLEPGGQVELSGQQCPSIHCTRDELEVHVRELASVGEELGIAFLGLGMQPVSRLDEIEWVPKQRYRVMRAYMETVGTLGHRMMKQTATVQANIDFGDERDAMRKMRVGMATAPLFNAMFANSSISEGDLNGQMSYRGYVWTDTDRVRCGLLPFCFRDGATFEEYAQWALDVPMYFILRDGRYVTDGITGIPFRVFLERGLGGQRTTLDDWKLHLTTLFPEVRLKGYIEFRSTDSQPPDRVLALPALVKGVFYEDDCLEAACDLVKRWTFDECVDIYRDVTREALKARARGIPILELARELLAIGEEGLRRQACRNAAGDDERIYLERLREQLATGRSPARTIAEKWQGEWDASVARLIAYTAFR; this is translated from the coding sequence ATGACGGACTTCCGCGCCAGCGGCGCGTCCGAGCCGATCACGTCCGTGGATCGCCTCGTCGAGGAATTCCATCGCGCCGCGAAGCCGCGGCCCGCCTGGATGATCGGGACGGAGTGGGAGAAGCTCGCGGTCGACGCGCGCACCGGCGCGGCCGCACCCTACGCAGGCGCGCGGGGAATCGAGCGGCTCCTCCGCTCCCTCGCCGAGCGCTATCGCTGGGAGCCGCAGGAAGAGGACGGCCACGTCGTCGCGTTGCTGCGCGAGGGCGCGTCGATCACGCTCGAACCGGGGGGCCAGGTCGAGCTGTCGGGGCAGCAGTGTCCCTCGATTCATTGCACCAGGGACGAGCTCGAGGTGCACGTGCGCGAGCTCGCGAGCGTCGGCGAGGAGCTCGGCATCGCCTTCCTCGGGCTCGGCATGCAGCCGGTGAGCCGGCTCGACGAGATCGAGTGGGTGCCGAAGCAGCGCTACCGTGTGATGCGCGCCTACATGGAGACCGTCGGCACGCTCGGCCATCGCATGATGAAGCAGACGGCCACCGTGCAGGCGAACATCGACTTCGGCGACGAGCGTGATGCGATGCGGAAGATGCGCGTCGGCATGGCGACGGCGCCGCTGTTCAACGCCATGTTCGCCAACTCGTCGATCTCCGAAGGTGATCTCAACGGGCAGATGAGCTATCGCGGCTACGTCTGGACCGACACGGACCGCGTGCGTTGCGGGCTGTTGCCGTTCTGCTTCCGCGACGGCGCCACCTTCGAGGAGTACGCGCAGTGGGCGCTCGACGTGCCGATGTACTTCATCCTGCGCGACGGCCGGTACGTTACCGACGGCATCACCGGCATCCCCTTCCGCGTCTTCCTCGAGCGCGGGCTAGGCGGGCAGCGCACCACGCTCGACGACTGGAAGCTGCACCTGACGACGCTGTTCCCCGAGGTCCGCCTGAAGGGTTACATCGAGTTCCGCTCCACCGACAGTCAGCCGCCCGACCGTGTGCTCGCGCTGCCGGCGCTCGTGAAGGGCGTCTTCTACGAGGACGACTGCCTCGAAGCCGCCTGCGACCTCGTGAAGCGCTGGACCTTCGACGAGTGCGTCGACATCTACCGCGACGTCACGCGCGAGGCCCTGAAGGCGCGTGCACGCGGCATCCCGATCCTCGAGCTGGCGCGCGAGCTGCTCGCGATCGGCGAGGAGGGGCTGCGGCGCCAGGCGTGTCGCAACGCCGCCGGCGACGACGAGCGCATCTACCTCGAGCGGCTCCGCGAGCAGCTCGCCACGGGACGCTCGCCGGCGCGCACGATCGCCGAGAAGTGGCAGGGCGAGTGGGACGCCAGCGTCGCCCGGCTGATCGCCTACACCGCGTTTCGCTGA